From a region of the Patescibacteria group bacterium genome:
- a CDS encoding type II secretion system GspH family protein — protein MKKDNNKEGFTLIELLIVIAVMAILTTVVFVALNPLARFQDSRNSRRWSDVNAILGAIKLNQVDNGGAYLPSVTTNGFLDGVGNQNNFLISTKDDNALATGVTCNGGTLAGVVDLKELVDKGYLPKMPFDPNDIQVVQADGDVDKSMYYLRVEANSAVTVGACSSEKGSAATAPIVEVTR, from the coding sequence ATGAAAAAAGATAACAATAAAGAAGGTTTTACCTTAATTGAGTTGTTGATCGTTATTGCCGTGATGGCGATTTTGACAACCGTGGTCTTTGTGGCCTTAAATCCTTTGGCTAGATTTCAGGACTCAAGAAATTCTCGTCGTTGGTCAGATGTAAATGCTATCTTAGGAGCCATTAAATTAAATCAAGTTGATAATGGTGGTGCATATTTACCGTCGGTTACCACGAATGGGTTTTTGGATGGTGTTGGTAATCAAAACAACTTTTTAATAAGTACTAAAGATGATAATGCGCTCGCTACTGGCGTTACTTGTAATGGTGGCACTCTTGCGGGTGTTGTAGATCTAAAAGAATTAGTAGATAAAGGATATTTGCCGAAAATGCCGTTTGATCCGAATGATATTCAGGTTGTTCAGGCTGACGGCGATGTTGATAAGTCTATGTATTATTTGAGAGTGGAGGCTAATAGTGCAGTTACTGTTGGTGCTTGTAGCTCCGAGAAGGGATCCGCAGCTACTGCGCCGATCGTTGAGGTAACAAGATAG